Within the Plasmodium relictum strain SGS1 genome assembly, chromosome: 12 genome, the region atgtctaacaaaataaaaattgtaaaaacaCAACCAAATGTTGTTTCTCTAACTAGTGcagaaaattatgaaatgGCAAgacatttttatatgtatgaTTACccaaattattttaaaaaatgggaaataatgaaaatatggTCACCAATTTGGATAACATTAAGTAAGGTAGATGATCAATCATGCTGGATTATAGCAAAAAGTGATGATGAtgctaaaaatataaaaatgatttacaaaatgttaaaaaatcCTCAATTTAAATTGTGTACTTATgaagaatatttaaataaatttaaatccaaataattaaaattatgttaAAAGATAagcaaaatataaatgtgcTTTTGGCatatatcaataaaaaaaacataagaTTACTTAATAAAGAAcactataattttttttatttttatttttaaattttactaaactattttataaattttttttaatttgttaaaaattattttattctgtTTCATTTtacttcaaaaaaattaatttgtattttttctttttttttaataaaatatatttataattaataatttttttctaattataattgttctattatatatattacatcTATTATTacccatatatatatttttatttactaagACTATTCCgtaaataaatacatttgCATAGGTTCTTTTCaaataagataaaaatttaactaaaaaaataattacttttctatttaattatttatgaaaaataaatcaaGCAAATGAaactttaaattaaaaaaaaataattactgtttaattaaaaaaaaataaagtaaattaatggagaataaaaataagttaatACTATATATgaatgaaaattaaaatgtaCATTAGTAATATGCTAAAAGTGTATCAATTATTGAAAACATATattctaaaataaaaataatagcattttttaactaattttattcataaataattaaatattatttattgtttataaataaatttaatattttttaaaaaaaaaaaattaaatattttttataaagataaattaGCTTTGCATAAATAACATCAAATATTTCTTAAGTATCCCAAGCTTTTAAAATGTAATCTTTTTATgatatcaaaataaaatattaaactttaaattatatgtaaatcagttttttttttttttttcaattttttttttttaatttaaagtagaagctattaatttttatattctataaaaatgtaatttttattttattttattttttttaaacgagttaaatatttttaaaaatgaataaaattaaaaataaatttatcgaataagaaaaatttttaaaaactaGTAATATAGtaataacattaaaaaaaaaaaaaacgtgatacaacaaaaaaaaaaattctcaatatatattaaaaataaaaatataaataaaagaatttttaatattcaaattaacaatataaaatgctctctttttttttataaaatttttttttgttttttctgaAATATGATGAAACATGAATGATAGCGACACTAAAAAGTTCAGAGATATAAGCGAGAGAATCCAAGGAAAATATATACCTGTTATAAAATTTGGTGGAACAAATAagtacataaataaaaattacaaaaattataatggtatgtataaaaaaagataaaaaaaaaaaaattaaataaagtgaaattaaaatttatataaaataaaacttttaaatatatatatatatatatatatatatatatattatagaaatattgttgaataatgtatatatttgtaaaattgtaagcattttaataaataacaaaattttcGTACAGATGAAACAAATAACATAAGTTATACTAGAGATGATTTcaataaaagtaatattgATATATATCATGATAATAAATATGGTATTAATAAAGTTTGTTTTTCTCCCCAAGGAAAATATATAGCAGGATGTGGAACTAATGgtgttatttatttatacgaTTTATACGAAAATAAACTGTTAACTAAAATATGTACTCAtattgataatataaaagatatagCAATAAGTgataatgataaatatatatatgcatgtgGTGATAATAGAATTATAGAGATATttgatatatatgaaaacaGAAAGATTTGTAACaataatatttcaaaatatgtTGATGTATCAATACCTAatgttattaaaaagaaaaattataaaaatggaaatttttcggataataatattatagaaGGAATTAATAGTTTAAATCATAATATTCTAGAAAATACCTATTCACCTTATAAAACCAAGTATATTGATTTTACAAAtaacaaattaatatatgttccaatatataattataatgatttaataaaaaataatataaatatgataGATTTAAATTGTATTAAACTAAATAAcataaatgaaattataaataaaccAGCATTTCTTATTAAAGACTCTCATGAACATATAACTTCTTGCTTATCAATTCCGAATATAAGTAACTTCTTAATTTACTCTGGAGGAGGAGAtggaatattaaaaatatgggATATAAGGatgaatttatttaatatacatcaaaataattatagtaAACCTAATTCTGAAGTTTTGTTCTTAGATAACAAAAATCCATATGCTTCTATATGCTCCCATGAAGATACAATAACAAGCATAAGTTTCAATAAAACTATAGATTATGAAAATTGTCTTaaactaaaaaaagaaaaaaaaaaaaaaaaaacaggagaggatatatataatataaaatatgaaaaagaaataagtgAGGAAACAAAAGAAAGCAGCTGCgttgatgaaaataaaaataattcttctttttcttcgtCATGCTCTTCTATTTCCTATTCATCCCTGAATTTTGATCTTTCtaaagataaattaaataacatttttatgaCTAGTGGATATGATGGATACATTAGATTATAtgatatgaataataatataattaaatcattcagtgatgaagaaaaaagtatTACACACTGTATGTTTTGCCATAACaataaatatatcattaGTACAAATAAATCGAAATATTCTAAAATTTTTGATTTTATATACATGAATAATAAGAAGAGTgctaaaaatatgaaaacatatttaaaaaattataaaaactattatttaaacaatttaaaaagtgacaataaaacattaaataatacttgtgataatgaaaatatatatgaagataatttttctaatgaaatatataatgataATGCATTGATATCATgtaacattaaaaatatttatgaagACGAAGATTTAAAAGAACAAATTAAAATtgtaaatgaattaaatagaaaaataagtaatgatgaaaatagaGATATTCCTAATAATGATTCAAATGAAAGGATGGATGGTTCAGAATATAGTTATTCCAATAGTGATTCAAGCGTATATGACGAAAGCATAATAAGAACAAACACATTTTATGAGcatgttaataaaaaattagaacCAACATGGTCTCTATTTGtagataattttaaatatatgaatcTTGTACCTTTTGAAGAACTGAATGAaagcttaaaaaaaaatcataattatgttaaaaagtattataaaaatttaaattgtaATGATTATATAAGTAGCGAAAAGGAAAATGATCACATAAGCTCAGATCATAAggatattttatattatcaattatcagaaattatatataatgataCTCATATTCCAAAATTTTATTCTTGTGTATCAGGAGATAAATGTATAATTCCTTCTATTGATACTTATGCACATgtatatgatatatatacAGGTTTTCATGTAAATTCTATAAACAATCTTTATTTGCCAAACTACTATATTGATAATTCTCAATTATACTATGAGGAAAATCatcaaatttttaaaaaaaatatatcttttttaactAGTGCTGATGCATATCCtaaaaatcaaaatattaTTGCAACTTCAAATGGATGGCCAGATGGATCTATTGTTCTATGGATTTTTGTACCATTTTGattgaagaagaaaattaattcttcctcattcataaatatatagcaaaatgaataaaaaaaaattttttttaaatatataaatatattttatttttgattaaattttttttctttttttttaataatttttttttcttttttttaataagttttttatcttttttttattacattttttttttctgtatatgtctattttttaattttcctattaaaaaatacacttaaaaatgaaaaagaaagctgtattaaaattattattaaaaaatattttataaattttcagaattttatatattatattattaaagtcGTATAAGAAAAAAGGTGGTATAAATCAATActataaattaataagaattttttaacttttaattTAGCTAGCTTTTTCATcaatattttcttctaattttTCTTCGTAGTCATAATAATTAACTGGTGTTCCTCCAGGAACCATTATTGTTATATTTAAAccatttaataataatttttttattttatttacttttttaacattatttACATACGTATATTCAGTTACATCTTCTAACAcctatatatttaaaattttacaaacattaaaaaaaaattaaaaaattataaatttattaaatctcTTTTTTCAAATTACCATATTAACGTATTCATCAAAACCGACCAATTTTCCAACAATTTCTTTATCACCTTTCATCATTATCCATATCTTActtcctaaaaaaaaattatttaaagaaaattaatatatatttaaaataagaaaatgataatacattatactaaaaaaatttttttaaaaataaataaacataatatttcttctattctttttaaaataatatgaaaaatatatatagagaaaaaccaaataaatttaatcttttttcttttttgtattttaacCAATACATTTATCCATCAAAGCGAGCGGCAAAAATGTTTCTGAACTACTTATTGTAGTCATTTTTATCAAACTGCTTAACttttagaaatttttatcaattaaaaacatatatatatatatatatattaatatacaCTCTTTTTTAGTGTTCTTATTTTatcacataaaaaataatagtttaAATGATAGTATTTTGAGGACTATTTTTTTGCTTtgtgtttttattattatttttttttttcttcataaaattattctctattttaattttatctatttattttttttttaaatttgagttaattataaaataataataaatttaaaataaaatttaaagtcATTGTAaat harbors:
- the LSM5 gene encoding U6 snRNA-associated Sm-like protein LSm5, putative yields the protein MTTISSSETFLPLALMDKCIGSKIWIMMKGDKEIVGKLVGFDEYVNMVLEDVTEYTYVNNVKKVNKIKKLLLNGLNITIMVPGGTPVNYYDYEEKLEENIDEKAS